In a single window of the Desulfuromonadales bacterium genome:
- a CDS encoding sensor histidine kinase KdpD translates to MEERRPDPDLLLKEAQREEERKRQGHLKVFFGAAPGVGKTYAMLEAAWRQRLDGRDVAAGYVETHGRFETDSLLAGLEIIPRAQIEHRGVRLPELDLDAVLARKPQIALVDELAHTNAPGCRHKKRWQDVFELLAAGIDVYTTLNVQHLESLGDVVAQITGVVVRETLPDSVLDRADEIELVDLPPDELLQRLKEGKVYVAELAARARENFFRTGNLLALRELALRRTAERVDAQMLSYRTGKGVREVWPAAERILVCVGANPRSIRLIRAAKRMAAGLRADWLAVTVEGPAKVRPSERDLQQLAEHMRLAESLGAETVTLSGHRASEEILRYARSRNVTKIIIGKPTHPRWKDRLFGSVLDEVVRGSGDIDVYVITGESEEAAPRPAARPGRRPAHRREWLLSVAAVAASTAVATLMFRHFSLVDLSMVFLLGIVLTASRAGRGPTLLATLLSVAAFDFFFVPPYHTFAVSDVGYLFTFVVMFFVAYVISRLTLRVREQAEAARLRERRTAALYHLSRELAHEEGRERLSTIAVRHISEVFSCQAVVLVPDERGSLAAAATGRHTYALDQRELSVAQWAFDHRQRAGLGTDTLSGAKALYLPLVAAAKTVAVVGILPGPAAGLFAPEQIHVLESFANQTAMAMERASLAEEAQRALLKAETEALRSTLLSSVSHDLRTPLAAITGAATTLLHHDATLDPPGRRELLQTVCEEAEHLGRIIRNVLDMTRLESGAIIVKKEWQSLEEIVGVVLNRLADRLRSHPLTTGLPEDLPLVPFDPLLIEQVLTNLLENAVRYTPPETPLELAASVREKVLLVELADRGPGIPSGEEERIFDKFVRSHGGSSGVGLGLTICRAIVAAHGGRIWAENRPGGGAVFRFTLPLEGQPQLPEPEEA, encoded by the coding sequence ATGGAAGAGCGTCGTCCTGATCCCGACCTGCTGCTGAAAGAGGCGCAGCGGGAGGAAGAGCGCAAGCGCCAGGGGCACCTGAAGGTCTTCTTCGGCGCCGCCCCCGGGGTCGGGAAGACCTATGCCATGCTGGAGGCGGCCTGGCGGCAGCGACTGGACGGTCGCGACGTGGCGGCGGGGTACGTGGAGACCCACGGCCGCTTCGAGACCGATTCCCTCCTGGCCGGCCTGGAGATCATCCCCAGGGCGCAGATCGAGCACCGGGGGGTGCGGCTTCCGGAGCTGGACCTCGATGCGGTCCTCGCCCGCAAGCCGCAGATTGCCCTGGTGGACGAACTGGCCCACACCAACGCCCCCGGCTGCCGCCACAAGAAGCGCTGGCAGGACGTCTTCGAGCTGCTCGCGGCCGGCATTGACGTCTACACCACGCTCAACGTCCAGCACCTGGAGAGCCTGGGCGACGTGGTCGCCCAGATCACCGGCGTCGTCGTCCGCGAAACCCTCCCCGACTCGGTCCTCGACCGGGCCGACGAGATCGAACTGGTCGATCTTCCCCCCGACGAACTCCTCCAGCGGCTCAAGGAGGGGAAGGTCTACGTGGCGGAGCTGGCGGCGCGGGCGCGGGAGAACTTCTTCCGTACCGGCAACCTGCTGGCGCTGCGGGAGCTGGCCCTGCGCCGCACCGCCGAACGGGTCGACGCACAGATGCTGAGCTACCGAACCGGCAAGGGGGTGCGCGAGGTATGGCCGGCCGCCGAACGGATCCTGGTCTGCGTCGGCGCCAACCCCCGCTCGATCCGCCTGATCCGCGCCGCCAAGCGCATGGCCGCGGGGCTGCGCGCCGACTGGCTCGCCGTCACCGTCGAAGGGCCCGCCAAGGTGCGGCCCTCGGAACGGGACCTGCAGCAGCTCGCCGAACACATGCGCCTGGCCGAGAGCCTGGGCGCCGAGACGGTCACCCTTTCCGGGCACCGGGCGAGCGAGGAGATCCTGCGCTACGCCCGGTCGCGCAACGTCACCAAGATCATCATCGGCAAGCCGACCCATCCCCGCTGGAAGGACCGGCTCTTCGGCTCGGTCCTCGACGAGGTGGTCCGGGGCAGCGGCGACATCGACGTCTACGTCATCACCGGCGAAAGCGAAGAGGCGGCGCCGCGCCCCGCCGCCAGGCCTGGGCGGCGCCCGGCACACCGGCGGGAGTGGCTGTTGAGCGTCGCCGCCGTCGCCGCCAGCACGGCCGTCGCCACCCTGATGTTCCGGCATTTCTCCCTGGTCGACCTGTCCATGGTATTCCTGCTCGGCATCGTCCTCACCGCCAGCCGCGCCGGTCGGGGCCCGACCCTGCTCGCCACGCTGCTGAGTGTGGCCGCCTTCGATTTCTTCTTCGTTCCACCCTACCATACGTTTGCGGTCAGCGACGTGGGATACCTTTTCACCTTCGTCGTCATGTTCTTCGTCGCCTATGTCATCAGCCGGCTGACGCTGCGGGTGCGGGAACAGGCGGAAGCCGCGCGGCTGCGGGAGCGGCGCACCGCCGCCCTCTACCACCTGAGCCGGGAACTGGCCCACGAGGAGGGCCGGGAGCGGCTGAGCACCATCGCCGTCCGGCACATCAGCGAGGTTTTCTCCTGCCAGGCCGTGGTGCTCGTCCCCGACGAGCGGGGGAGTCTGGCGGCGGCGGCCACCGGCCGCCACACCTACGCCCTCGATCAGCGGGAGCTGAGCGTCGCCCAGTGGGCCTTCGATCACCGGCAGCGGGCGGGGCTGGGAACCGATACCCTTTCCGGCGCCAAAGCGCTCTATCTTCCCCTGGTCGCCGCCGCCAAGACGGTCGCGGTGGTCGGCATCCTCCCCGGGCCAGCCGCCGGGCTCTTTGCCCCGGAGCAGATCCACGTCCTGGAGAGCTTCGCCAACCAGACCGCCATGGCCATGGAGCGGGCCTCCCTCGCCGAGGAGGCGCAGCGAGCCCTGCTCAAGGCCGAGACCGAGGCCCTGCGCAGCACCCTGCTCAGTTCCGTCTCCCATGACCTGCGCACGCCGCTGGCGGCCATCACCGGCGCCGCCACCACCCTGCTGCACCACGACGCCACCCTCGACCCGCCGGGGCGCCGCGAGCTCCTCCAGACGGTCTGCGAAGAGGCGGAGCACCTGGGCCGGATCATCCGCAACGTGCTCGACATGACCCGCCTGGAATCCGGGGCGATCATCGTGAAAAAGGAGTGGCAGTCTCTGGAGGAAATTGTCGGCGTAGTGCTGAACCGACTGGCCGACAGGCTCCGCAGCCACCCGCTGACGACAGGATTGCCGGAGGATCTGCCGCTCGTCCCCTTCGACCCGCTTTTGATCGAGCAGGTGCTGACCAACCTGCTGGAGAATGCGGTTCGCTATACGCCGCCGGAGACACCGCTGGAGCTGGCCGCCTCGGTCCGGGAAAAGGTGCTGCTGGTGGAATTGGCCGACCGGGGCCCGGGCATCCCTTCGGGGGAGGAGGAGCGGATCTTCGACAAGTTTGTCCGCAGCCACGGCGGCAGCAGCGGAGTCGGGCTGGGGCTGACGATCTGCCGGGCCATCGTCGCTGCCCACGGCGGCCGCATCTGGGCCGAAAACCGCCCGGGGGGCGGCGCGGTGTTCCGCTTCACGCTCCCGCTGGAGGGGCAGCCGCAACTGCCGGAACCGGAAGAGGCCTGA
- a CDS encoding response regulator, with protein MAQDGELILLIEDEPQMRRFLRVTLQSYRYRLLEAAAGEEGLALAATRSPDVILLDLGLPDLDGLEVTRRLREWSAVPIIVLSAREQERDKVRALDAGADDYLTKPFGAGELLARIRVALRHRTMQQSGRIEPLFILDDLRVDLARRQVFLGDREVHLTPIEYRLLSVLIRNAGKVVTHSQLLKEVWGPPHMNQTQYLRVYMAQLRHKLEADPARPRFFLNEPGVGYRLRLDLPLNSG; from the coding sequence ATGGCACAGGATGGCGAATTGATTCTGCTGATCGAGGATGAACCACAGATGCGTCGCTTTCTCCGGGTGACCCTGCAGAGTTACCGCTACCGGCTGCTCGAGGCGGCCGCCGGGGAAGAAGGTCTCGCCCTGGCCGCCACCCGCAGCCCGGACGTGATTCTTCTCGATCTCGGGCTGCCGGACCTCGACGGCCTGGAGGTGACCCGGCGGCTGCGGGAGTGGAGCGCGGTGCCGATCATTGTCCTCTCCGCCCGGGAGCAGGAGCGGGACAAGGTCAGGGCGCTCGATGCTGGCGCCGACGACTACCTGACCAAGCCCTTCGGCGCCGGAGAACTGCTGGCCCGCATCCGGGTCGCCCTGCGCCACCGCACCATGCAGCAGTCAGGGCGGATCGAGCCGCTCTTCATCCTCGACGACCTGCGGGTCGACCTGGCGCGCCGCCAGGTCTTCCTCGGCGACCGGGAGGTGCACCTGACCCCCATCGAATATCGCCTGCTGAGCGTGCTCATCCGCAACGCCGGGAAGGTGGTCACCCACAGCCAGCTCCTGAAGGAGGTCTGGGGGCCGCCGCACATGAACCAGACCCAGTACCTGCGCGTCTACATGGCACAGTTGCGGCACAAGCTCGAAGCGGACCCGGCCCGGCCCCGCTTCTTCCTGAACGAGCCGGGCGTCGGGTACCGGCTCAGGCTCGACCTCCCCCTCAACAGCGGTTGA
- the kdpC gene encoding potassium-transporting ATPase subunit KdpC yields the protein MVCLIASDRSDRSDESDNKRRTIIKDLKPAILMLVVFTLLCGGIYPAVVTAVAQLFFPRQANGSLIPREDRPAGSAQIGQPFDEPRYFWGRPSATTPFPHNAAASSGSNLGPGNPVLRERVQARIACLRAADPENTQPIPLDLVTASASGLDPHISPAAADYQAERVARVRGLDAAGVRALVATHTEERAFGILGERRVNVLRLNLALDEMR from the coding sequence ATGGTTTGTTTAATCGCGTCGGACCGGTCCGACCGTTCCGACGAGTCAGACAATAAACGGAGAACCATCATAAAAGACCTGAAACCGGCCATCCTGATGCTCGTCGTCTTCACCCTTCTCTGCGGCGGCATCTATCCCGCCGTTGTCACCGCCGTCGCTCAGCTGTTTTTTCCCAGACAGGCCAACGGCAGCCTCATCCCCCGGGAGGACAGACCCGCGGGCTCCGCCCAGATCGGCCAGCCCTTCGACGAGCCTCGCTACTTCTGGGGACGGCCGTCGGCCACCACTCCCTTCCCGCACAACGCCGCCGCCTCTTCCGGCTCCAACCTGGGGCCGGGGAACCCGGTCCTGCGCGAGCGGGTGCAGGCGCGGATCGCCTGCCTGCGCGCCGCCGACCCGGAGAACACGCAACCGATTCCGCTCGATCTGGTCACCGCCTCGGCGAGCGGGCTCGACCCGCACATCTCCCCGGCCGCCGCCGATTACCAGGCGGAGCGGGTGGCTAGAGTCCGGGGGCTCGATGCAGCCGGCGTTCGCGCCCTCGTTGCCACCCACACCGAGGAAAGAGCCTTCGGCATCCTCGGCGAACGGCGGGTCAACGTCCTGCGCCTGAACCTGGCGTTGGATGAGATGCGCTGA